A genomic region of Metopolophium dirhodum isolate CAU chromosome 1, ASM1992520v1, whole genome shotgun sequence contains the following coding sequences:
- the LOC132936071 gene encoding pyruvate dehydrogenase (acetyl-transferring) kinase, mitochondrial: MRLIGYRLAKNLEKMVDFYSQFNPSSLSIKQFIDFGLKANEQKSYQFLKKELPVRLANIMKEIHLLPDNLLKMPSVNLVNNWYAQSFNEMIEFEVDDGCTEQTLNKFCQILVKIRNRHSDVVQTMAQGVLELKDSHEIDLHTENSIQYFLDRFYMSRIGIRMLINQHTLLFGEHINNNNHHQHIGCIDPYCDVISVVKDAYENARFLCDQYYLTSPELEICKSIDADDEPIKIVYVPSHLYHILFELFKNSMRATVEHHKTDILPPLHVTIVKGKEDVCVKVSDQGGGIPRSLSERMFHYMYSTAPQPSKSDAHTVPLAGYGYGLPISRLYARYLHGDLVLLSCDGFGTEAIIYLKALSNEANELLPIYNKMSTRFYKITDHTIDWRSTCNHTPISHQQFTQTQ, encoded by the exons ATGAGGCTGATTGGTTATAGACTGGCCAAAAATCTGGAGAAAATGGTCGATTTCTACTCGCAGTTCAATCCATCATCGTTATCCATTAAACAGTTCATTGACTTTG GTTTAAAGGCAAATGAACAAAAATCatatcaatttttaaagaaaGAACTTCCTGTTCGTTTGGCAAATATTATGAAAGAAATTCACTTGCTACCAGATAATTTGTTGAAAATGCCATCTGTGAATTTAGTAAACAACTGGTACGCACAATCTTTCAATGAAATGATTGAATTTGAAGTTGATGATGGATGTACTGAACAAACTTTAAataa attttgtcaaatattagtaaaaattcGTAATCGTCATTCAGATGTTGTCCAAACAATGGCACAAGGAGTTTTAGAGCTGAAAGATTCACATGAAATCGATTTGCATACTGAAAACAGCATTCAATATTTTCTTGATCGTTTTTATATGTCTCGAATTGGTATTCGTATGCTTATTAACCAGCATA CATTATTATTTGGTGAACATATAAACAACAATAACCATCATCAACATATTGGTTGTATTGATCCTTATTGTGATGTGATAAGCGTTGTGAAAGATGCATACGAGAATGCTAGATTTTTGTGTGACCAATATTATTTGACCTCACCCGAATTAGAAATCTGTAAAAGTATTG atgcTGATGATGAgccaataaaaattgtttatgtgCCATCACATTTGTATCATATtctatttgaattattcaaaaattcaatGAGAGCTACTGTTGAGCATCATAAGACTGATATTTTGCCACCATTGCATGTAACAATCGTAAAAGGAAAAGAAGATGTCTGTGTTAAA GTGTCTGATCAAGGTGGTGGCATTCCAAGGAGTTTGAGTGAACGTATGTTTCACTATATGTATTCGACTGCACCACAACCTTCAAAATCAGATGCACATACAGTGCCATTAGCTGg GTATGGTTATGGACTTCCTATTTCTAGGCTTTACGCTAGATATTTGCACGGAGATTTAGTTTTGTTGTCTTGTGATGGATTTGGTACCGAAGCCATTATTTACTTGAAa gcttTATCAAATGAAGCTAATGAGTTGTTGCCAATATACAATAAGATGTCAACcaggttttataaaataactgatCACACTATTGACTGGAGAAGTACTTGCAATCACACACCGATCAGTCATCAACAATTCACACAAACACAATAA